From Rhopalosiphum padi isolate XX-2018 chromosome 2, ASM2088224v1, whole genome shotgun sequence:
ttttggaacacatttttttacatagtttcaagttgttaaaaaaacaacgttttttattaaaaaattatatttttaaatattttttatctttatatttttttaagttttttacttttttgaatgacaacattgttttaattttatattccaaaacagaataattttctaagtattttgatatataaaatttagggcgagtagtttatgagttatacgtatttaaagtttagacaagcggagtggataaaaaatatttaaaaatataactttttaataaaaatgttgttttttaacaacttgaaactatgtaaaaagatattttcaaaaacatgaatactttttgaaataacgagtgttttatgataaaagaatcaccctgtatatactatatatacaaattaataactgCAGTAactatctgtataataatattattaatattattaatattatattgtcaaaatAATGCTACTATTGTTACATGCGTGGATCCAGAACATATTTATGAGGGGGGCGgctatgttatacaatatttatatcgtaTTTAATCGGCTACCAAAAACAGacatcttaaaatttacctgtgTGGCAAAGTACGCGGGGCCATGGCCCCTTGGCCCAGTTGGCCCCCCTTGGATGCACGTCTGGCTTGTTGTAGATTTTACAAAGGTGGTAGTTTTTTACGACGTGATGGCCTCTATTCAAATAAAGAATGAAGATatcgtaggtataataatataagtttcacATCTAAATTAACGTGTCGAGTAACACACTGGAATCATTGTAATTATAGTGCTTGATTAGAAGTgtgagtataattttttttttgtttatatgataCATTTTCACATGAGTAGGTATTGAGTTTTTAGAGTTTTGACATTaccttaatacaaattaaacagttggtaggtaggtactaactaattaataatgatacaatattacaaacaaATGTATCTGCTTAATGTGATATAATTGCCATATGCTCATAtatcattacttattagttattaggtacTTCAGTGGTTCTCAACTTTTTTATGCTCGCAGCACATTTCTTATAACCATACGTTTTGACAGAACACTatagtaataaagtaataaacatttttaaagaaatttctatttttaactcCTAATAATACTCTACGCGTGTACCATGGTTGCGATTCGTGATACACCTACAGCTAGTTCGCGGTACACTTATGTGCCGCGGAACCCGGTGTAAGAAACACTGAGATACCTATTATGAAgttcaatgaaaataaatcagTCACTCATATCTACCTACCTTTTTATGTTTTGACAATGTGTCATGGATCCAAAagccaaattatttaattattttttcataacattttaaaatgcttatctATTAGATAGATatctgaaaatttaatttctccatctttaaatattttatatgttagatataTTTTGACttcaaaatcaaatttgaaCGTACGAGTACGAGTTAGATCAGGCATGTCAAACACACGCCCCGCGGATAATTTGTTTGTGGCCCGCGGCTTCCAATAttaatggacaaaaaaaaaattaataataaaatattaatgttgtgTCACGACTATCTTAGATTCTTAGAGAATGGTTTATTCGGTAtacaattttcgatttttttaaacgatttagaAAGCGAGTATTCAGGTTTACCATACTTTACAGAAGTACGATAGTTATCGTGCTCCACTGTATTGGAAAGATTATGGAAGTTAAGAGATgccatacaaatatttttagagtCTAAAGAACAAGACGTCAGCGTTTTATCGGATCCAATGTGGTTACAAGACCTATCCTTCATGGTCGATATAACGAAGCACTtatcgaatttaaatttaaaattacaaggaaaaaatcaaattataacagCCATTAATGACCATGTTAAAGCTTTCAAATGTAAATTAGATCTACTTAAAACACAATTACAAAACGAAGACTTGACGTATACTAAAGTTAATAATGAACCATTttcctacaaaaaatattcagaaaaaattgtatgtttgaaGACTGAATTCGAAAATAGGTTTTAAGATTTCCAGTATTTAGAAAGCGATTTTGTCTTGTTTACGTCTCCTTTTTCAATAGACGCAGTAAATGTCCCAACACGTATAAAAATGGAACTGATCGAGATTCAAaatgattcaaatttaaaaaataaattcaatgagGTTGGTGTTCctgatttttacaattttgtgcCAACACGATTTGTAGAAACTCGTAGATTTGctagtaaaattatttctatgttTAGTAGTACTTATCAATGCGAGCAACTTTTTTCATTAATGAACAGTAATAAATCACCCGTTAGATCCAGATTAACCGACACACATTTAAATGCAGTATTAAAAGTGGCttcatcaaataatatttctcCCGAAATTGAAAAGTTGGTGGGAGAAAAGAGATGTAAAGTAtcgtctaaaaataattattaatatgttatattttgtaatttatacaatacctatttttataaataattagtatgatttatattttatttaaatgttaatattcatttttttttcattttttaatttagttgtaattactaattgctGTATTCGTGAACataaagaataaaattgaaaaatttgtacaaaatatttattttttcgctaAATTTTTATGTGCGACCCAAATAGTAAACTATTCAATATATTTGGCCCACTTGATACTTTGAGTTTGACATGCCTGAGTTAGATTGTATCAAAATCAAACTAGCATGTTTACTAATCTATCGAGTCGGTAActtctataatctataatggCATAATGTTTATcatctaatttactatttatctaTACTGTAtctaatgtatataaatgtgtttaaatcataaatacaatatattacattcgaTGATTCAGCTTTGTTTGAACATTGATAGATACAGGGAACagagataaattaaatatttaaactttttccaGAACGAGCAACATAAACAGAaaataggtttatatttttagtaaattctgAGGgaactattgattttacaatgatgtgtattttttagTGAAAACTCTTTACTTGGTGCGTAAAGTACTTTCAAGTATTGCAATTTATTTCCATTAGAATTTAGTcaaatatgttgtatattttaaaatttaaatacctagtaGTTatgatgttatttaaaatttgtaaccgattttgaaaaatcatttatacTAGAACTGTGTTCATATATTAAATACGATAATTAtcgcttaaaataaatatatattttatgaattggcAGCTTTAACAAACTTTCCAACATAACATCTCGAAATGAATTACAATgaacgttattttaattttacaaaacaatattaagtaactaattataatttattttattacgtgtatatggtatataatatgtgcatgaAGGTTTTCCATTTTTTTGCATTGacgcacataaaaaaaaattttataagaaaaaaacaagtggttataaaatatattttcgatgAAAAAGTCCAATAAGTCAATAATGTCGCCAGCGCATGTTTACTATACCGCGTGGGTTGGTCGTTTCTGACGTGCAGTTCTTCCACGCGTTATTTTTATCTAACCTCGTTTATTATCATCACTTACTTTATAAGCTTTATTGAACTTAGTTTAAGCGACTAGAAAAATGTCTAactacgtatatatgtataatgtattatgtaggtaggtatccATCTTATTTTGATTCGGTTAACTACACGATGATAAATGGTGTAAggttttggtatttaattacaAGATAGCGAATAACGTTTGTATAATTtggtttagataatattatagtagtatgattatgataattttcctcacaatgtaaaatttattgGTCGATTTCTTAAAACGATTTCAACGCTATAAGTATAATTActtaggttttaaaaaaaatcatgtatcgtatgtatattattacatctacAATTAGGGGTCGTTCTAAGGATATAGACCatgtagtataaattataatatattgggtatctatattagtaatttaaatttttaattcttcatATTTGAAcacttaaatacctattaaatcctttaaagttttatgatttttagagATAAACCAAGTTTATGGTGGATGTAATTTTATTGAAGAGTGCCTGtgtcataaaaaaatgaaatttattattatttatatcatatcccTTGGGTCTTATACCTACATTATGCGTATAAAATCGGAGATGTAGATGTTCAAATTTTTTACTATCTGATGATATAGCAATTTTTTGCTATCGTCCACATTCTGGTATCAATGTCAATATTTGAcactaacaattaatttaatacatattggattactgattataaataaaaatatgactatAGCTGTTAAGACACAAAGTTTTTTAGTTCGAAAATTcgaaatttaacaattttttcaatgCGACGATGCATAATTacgagattaaaaaaataatttaaatacatttttgttacaaCAAATACGACCATATACAGAGTAactcttttatcataaaacactcattatttcaaaaagtattcatgtttttgaaaatatttttttacatagttttaagttgttaaaaaacaacgtttttattaaaagttataatatttttaaatattgtttatccttatatttttctaagttttttacttttttgaatgaaaacatagttttaatttcatattccaaagcagaataattttttgagtattttgatacataaaaatcaaatttaggacgagtagtttatgagttatacgtatttaaagtttagacaagcagagtagtggacaaacattttgtggACTTGAAAAAGCAACTCTAAAAGTTGGACTTCGTATAAATAAGGATGCAACGGAAAACATGGTCGTAGAAAGACAAGACACAATGAGATTATATCCAAAtctaaatatcaataaacaaaattttaaaagaacgAAGCAGTTCAAATACCTAAGGTGATGAAAAACCATATagaatgtataatgattatcatcgtatcatgtattatttatgtgacAAACAAATATTGCAGAAGATTTTTGGACAAGTAAAAGACATGCTAAATGGCGAGAGGCTTATAATCTGCAAGTAATGAGTAATGTGTTGTGCTGCAGGACTGTAATGGTATGACTAGTATGACTGTATGTTGTATATGAGTAGTGTATTATACAAGAAGCtcctaaatacatatttaaaactcGTTTCGTCCAAATATCGTCAGCGGTTGCTTTACGGGAGGGGGGGTCCAAGGAGGCTTAGACCTCTCTCCTAGGTCACAAATTTATACTATGTCACTATCACATGCCCCTCCCAGgccttccataaaattaataatcattctACAATTGGTTACCTTTTGTCGGGTACTATCAACACCACGTTTGTCAGATGAAATTTTCTGGAGTGGGATGGACATGCGTGTGTTTCGACAGGTTTTAGTTCACCGCTTGGTGcgttcttatttgaaaaagagTATTATACCTGTTACGATTTTTATTTGtgcataatatgcataatatacgcTTTTACATAAATTTGGCGATTTTAACTGCAGTATGTCCACACATTTAAATTATGGTTACGGCTAtttaggtaattatattttcCCCGAAACGACAACGTTTGCGAtgtttattattggtatttgttgataataatagtattcgGCCGTTCGAACTTCGAAGAAGGTACATTAGCAGCGATAAACCGACAATCGATACACTATAGGTATTCAATATTCAGCCATCGCCCCCGTCGAACGTGGATAATGTATTCTTGTTGTGCGATTTAGTATCCAGTTCACAGTTGGCAGTTACgagtttataaacaaaaatattcatttaatctAAGATTACCTATATTCAAACGACAATTTGAATcaaacttgaaaaatatttaagattcaggttagttaaaattttagttattttgatttttacaaagtgcttatccatattattttacacataatatgtagttgatttaaaaatttaatctaaGTAGATGATTTTGTGTTacgaatgtaatttttaatttttttaatattatttattttaaaattttaatatataattctttgacattagaatattaaatttatcatttatgtaaataattataatgtggtTTCTTTTCACATAACTTACACTTATGCGTTATGGgtctatcaaaatatatattgtatatttacaaagattcggaATTGACGACTTGATTAATTGTcttgtaattttaaacatttttaaaatactaggTATGTTATGTTTCTTTTGTTTATGtaagaattaaatttaagaaatttaagaacaatttaaaaaccacCACTGGTAGtagatataaatgatataatatagtttaattgaGAGTAATTTTACTATAGAAAATCAAACGTATACGGTGAGTCTGGAGGCAACGGTTTGAGACTGCATGTAGTCTGTAAGAAAACATATTGGTTACTTGTCGATGTCGCTACAT
This genomic window contains:
- the LOC132918949 gene encoding general transcription factor II-I repeat domain-containing protein 2B-like, which translates into the protein MELIEIQNDSNLKNKFNEVGVPDFYNFVPTRFVETRRFASKIISMFSSTYQCEQLFSLMNSNKSPVRSRLTDTHLNAVLKVASSNNISPEIEKLVGEKRCKVSSKNNY